A DNA window from Pyrus communis chromosome 3, drPyrComm1.1, whole genome shotgun sequence contains the following coding sequences:
- the LOC137729919 gene encoding glutaredoxin-C9 — MQSETIPQGTWIRGTRPGHAALSSRDVPSEQHVAAASVQKLVSENAVTVVGRRGCCMCHVVKRLLLGHGVNPTVFEVDEDDETGVVIELRKLTGEGQEDWQQFPVVFVGGKLFGGLERVMATHITGELVPVLKQAGALWL; from the coding sequence ATGCAATCAGAAACTATCCCACAGGGAACATGGATTCGGGGCACTCGGCCCGGCCACGCCGCACTGTCCTCACGTGACGTCCCAAGCGAGCAACATGTGGCGGCGGCCAGCGTACAAAAGCTAGTGTCAGAGAATGCCGTCACGGTTGTCGGGCGACGTGGCTGCTGCATGTGTCACGTCGTTAAACGGCTGCTCCTCGGCCACGGTGTCAACCCTACTGTTTTCGAGGTGGACGAGGACGACGAGACCGGCGTTGTCATTGAATTGCGGAAACTGACCGGAGAAGGCCAGGAGGACTGGCAGCAGTTTCCGGTGGTTTTTGTCGGCGGGAAGTTGTTTGGTGGTTTGGAGAGGGTTATGGCTACCCATATCACAGGTGAACTCGTGCCTGTATTAAAACAAGCTGGAGCTTTGTGGCTTTGA
- the LOC137729699 gene encoding uncharacterized protein: MMKFFRGKDDSSLPSPSQSFSPSPSRSVTGPPRPIRLVYCDENGKFRMDQEAVSMLQLVKEPIGIVAVCGRARQGKSFILNQLLGRSGGFQVASTHRPCTKGLWLWSAPFKRTALDGTEYNLLLLDTEGIDAFDQTETYSTQIFSLAVLLSSMFIYNQMGGIDEGSLDRISLVTQMTKHIRVKASGGTTASEIGQFSPIFVWLLRDFYLNLSEDSGRITPRDYLELALKPVEDRKRDVVAKNEIRASIRALFPDRECFTLVRPLNDEHDLQRLDEIQLDKLRPEFRAGLDALTKFVFERTRPKQVGATMMTGPVLVGITQSYLDALNKGAVPTISSSWQSVEEDGCRRAYDSALEVYKSAFQHPKDPEEAAFREAHEKAVHRSLAAFNDGAVGVGPPRKKYEAELHKKLKKEFEDCKKNAYMEAELHCSNAIQIMERKLRAACHASDANIDNVGKVLDGLLSDYEAASHGPAKWQKLTMFLQKSFEGPIFDLVKRLIDQAGSEKNTLMLRCRSLEDKLGLLNKQLESSEKSKSEYLKRYEDAINDKKKLADEYMGRINNLQSNHSSLGERCSGLVKTLDSAKQESLEWKRKYEHVLSRQKAEEDQWSSEIAILKSRCSAGEARLAAAREQAQSAQEEAEEWKRKYDIAFREAKAALEKAATVQERSSKETQKREDTLRAEFADTLADKEEEIKDKMAKIEHAEQCLTTLRLELKAAQSKVDSYDAEISSMKLEIKELSKKLEAANAKAHSFEREKKILEQEKIYLEQKYESDIKRFDEVQERCKIAEKEATRATDIADRARAQADTAQKEKSEMQRLAMERLAQIERAERLIESLQREKRDLDNELDRIRVSGMEAHSKVTLLEGRVEEREKEIELLLKSNNEQRTSTVQVLQGLLESERAAHADANNRADHLSHQLQLAQSQLDSLQQELTSVRLNETALDSKLKTASRGKRSRVDDYEMGMDSVQDVEMSDRILRVNKRSRSNTSPHTQKEDGGSVFKGDDDTRSQQTNSEDYKKFTVAKIKQELTKHNFGAEVLELRSNASKKEWLDLYEKCILQKL; this comes from the exons ATGATGAAATTCTTCAGAGGCAAAGACGATTCTTCACTGCCGTCGCCGTCGCAGTCGTTCTCCCCCTCGCCTTCGCGGTCGGTGACCGGTCCCCCGAGGCCGATACGGCTTGTGTACTGCGACGAGAATGGGAAGTTCCGGATGGATCAGGAGGCTGTCTCCATGCTGCAGCTCGTAAAGGAACCCATTGGTATCGTCGCGGTCTGCGGTCGTGCCCGCCAGGGCAAGAGCTTTATTCTGAACCAG CTCCTCGGAAGGAGTGGCGGATTTCAAGTAGCATCTACACATCGCCCATGTACAAAAGGGCTATGGTTGTGGAGTGCACCCTTTAAGAGAACTGCACTGGATGGGACTGAATACAATCTATTACTATTGGATACTGAAGGAATAGATGCTTTTGATCAGACG GAAACGTACAGCACACAGATATTTTCCTTAGCGGTTCTCCTATCTAGCATGTTTATTTACAACCAG atGGGTGGTATAGATGAAGGTTCCCTTGATCGTATCTCTCTTGTCACTCAAATGACCAAGCATATACGTGTTAAAGCTTCTGGAGGAACCACTGCTTCTGAAATTGGGCAGTTCTCCCCAATCTTTGTGTGGCTTCTGAGG GACTTCTATCTGAATTTATCAGAGGATAGTGGAAGGATAACACCTCGTGATTATCTGGAGCTTGCTTTGAAGCCAGTCGAAGACAGAAAAAGGGACGTAGTTGCTAAAAATGAG ATACGAGCCTCCATTCGAGCTCTATTTCCCGACAGAGAATGCTTCACCCTTGTGCGGCCTTTGAATGACGAACATGATCTTCAAAGACTTGACGAAATTCAG TTGGATAAATTAAGGCCTGAATTCAGAGCCGGGCTAGATGCATTGACAAAGTTTGTTTTTGAAAGAACAAGGCCCAAGCAGGTTGGGGCAACAATGATGACAGGTCCAGTTCTAGTTGGCATCACACAGTCTTATCTTGATGCTCTTAATAAAGGCGCGGTGCCTACCATATCCTCTTCATGGCAG AGTGTTGAAGAAGATGGTTGCCGAAGAGCATATGATTCTGCTCTTGAGGTGTATAAGTCTGCTTTTCAGCATCCGAAAGATCCCGAAGAA GCTGCATTCAGGGAAGCACATGAAAAGGCAGTTCATAGATCATTGGCTGCTTTCAATGATGGTGCTGTAGGAGTTGGTCCACCAAGGAAGAAGTATGAGGCGGAGCTCCacaaaaagttgaaaaaggaGTTTGAG GATTGTAAAAAGAATGCATATATGGAGGCAGAGTTGCACTGTTCAAATGCCATACAAATCATGGAAAGGAAGCTGAGAGCAGCATGCCATGCTAGTGATGCTAATATTGATAATGTTGGGAAG gtTCTTGATGGTCTTCTATCCGACTATGAAGCAGCAAGTCACGGTCCAGCAAAATGGCAGAAACTGACCATGTTCTTACAGAAGAG TTTTGAAGGGCCAATATTTGACCTCGTCAAGAGACTGATTGACCAAGCTGGATCAGAGAAGAATACCCTCATGTTGAGGTGCCGCTCATTAGAAGATAAGTTGGGGTTACTTAACAAGCAGCTGGAGTCTAGTGAGAAGTCTAAGTCTGAATATCTTAAGCGTTATGAGGATGCTATCAATGACAAGAAGAAGCTAGCTGATGAATACATGGGCCGCATAAATAACTTGCAGAGTAATCACAGTTCATTGGGTGAGAGATGTTCTGGCTTGGTTAAAACATTGGATTCTGCAAAGCAGGAATCCTTAGAgtggaaaagaaaatatgaacATGTCTTATCAAGGCAGAAGGCTGAGGAAGATCAATGGAGTTCTGAAATTGCAATTCTCAAGTCCCGATGCAGTGCTGGTGAAGCAAGGCTGGCTGCTGCTCGGGAACAAGCTCAGTCTGCTCAAGAGGAGGCTGAGGAGTGGAAACGCAAGTATGACATTGCTTTTAGAGAAGCAAAAGCTGCTCTGGAGAAGGCTGCAACTGTCCAAGAGCGTTCAAGTAAGGAAACTCAAAAGAGAGAAGATACTTTGAGGGCAGAATTCGCTGATACTCTGGCTGATAAG GAGGAGGAAATAAAGGATAAGATGGCAAAGATTGAACATGCGGAACAGTGCTTGACAACTCTAAGGTTAGAATTGAAG GCTGCCCAATCGAAAGTAGATAGTTATGATGCTGAAATATCATCCATGAAGCTTGAAATAAAGGAGTTAAGTAAAAAATTAGAAGCTGCAAATGCAAAGGCCCACTcatttgagagagagaagaagatacTGGAGCAGGAGAAGATATATCTGGAGCAGAAGTATGAATCTGATATAAAAAGATTTGATGAAGTGCAAGAAAGGTGCAAAATTGCTGAAAAGGAAGCAACAAGAGCAACTGATATTGCTGATAGAGCACGGGCTCAAGCAGATACTGCTCAGAAGGAAAAGAGTGAGATGCAGAGATTGGCAATGGAAAGATTGGCCCAAATTGAGAGGGCTGAGAGGCTTATTGAAAGTTTGCAAAGGGAAAAAAGAGACTTGGATAATGAACTAGACAGAATTCGTGTATCAGGGATGGAAGCTCATTCGAAAGTTACCCTACTGGAGGGAAGAGTTGAAGAACGAGAGAAGGAGATAGAATTGCTTTTGAAATCAAATAACGAGCAGAGAACTAGTACTGTTCAGGTTCTTCAAGGCCTTCTGGAAAGTGAGCGCGCAGCACATGCAGATGCAAACAATAGAGCAGACCACCTCTCTCATCAGCTACAACTTGCACAATCACAACTTGATTCACTCCAGCAAGAATTGACTTCTGTTCGGCTGAATGAAACAGCATTGGATAGCAAGCTAAAGACTGCTTCCCGTGGGAAACGCTCAAGGGTAGACGACTATGAAATGGGCATGGACTCTGTTCAAGACGTGGAGATGAGTGATCGGATTTTAAGAGTGAATAAGAGGTCTAGAAGTAATACCAGTCCGCACACACAAAAAGAAGATGGTGGTTCAGTATTCAAGGGAGATGATGATACCCGCAGTCAGCAAACCAATTCGGAGGACTATAAAAAGTTCACCGTCGCAAAAATTAAGCAAGAACTCACAAAACATAATTTTGGTGCCGAAGTGCTGGAGTTGAGAAGCAATGCTAGCAAAAAAGAATGGCTTGATCTGTACGAGAAATGCATCCTCCAGAAGTTGTGA
- the LOC137729413 gene encoding MLO-like protein 12 translates to MAGDNEAASTLEATPTWAVATVVFVLIVVSTIIEYLLHLSHKYFHRLKRKALIQALDKIKSELMLLGFISLLLTVGQKPIANICISKSLGDSFLPCKSSTHSDVEEETKCSNQGKVSLMSREGANELQYLIFVLAAFHVSSCVLTFALGMAKMKRWELWEAETRTLEYQFTHDPRRFQLAHQTSFGKRHLRCWSDHGFLRWPVSFLRQFFNSVSRVDYFTLRHGFITAHFAEGSRFDFQKYIRRNLEKDFGVVMGSSWWIWLFSVSVVIFFTADGFYNYLWVPFIPLVMLLLVGTKLQEIITKMCLDSHDKSHVVRGALLVKPSDHFFWFNWPQLLLHLLHFILFQNSFQLAFFTWTWYKFGLTSCFHHETEDIVIRLAMGVMVQILCGYVTLPLYALVTQMGTSMRKGVFTANVMIGLKKWRARARKNLALRNPARLSLDASLETSLSVNTSPSFSAHEASFSTVEFGRPSDDAEYVALEILEAQKAQEKQAAEGQQNNGSLDQWI, encoded by the exons ATGGCTGGAGACAACGAAGCTGCAAGCACACTTGAAGCTACGCCAACATGGGCTGTAGCCACCGTTGTCTTTGTGTTGATAGTGGTCTCCACAATTATAGAGTATTTGCTTCATCTTTCACACAAG TATTTTCATAGGTTGAAAAGGAAGGCTCTCATTCAGGCTCTTGATAAGATCAAATCAG AATTGATGCTGCTAGGGTTCATATCGTTGCTACTAACCGTTGGTCAAAAGCCAATTGCAAATATCTGCATCTCTAAAAGCTTGGGTGATTCTTTTCTTCCTTGCAAGAGCTCCACCCACAGTGATGTCGAAGAGGAAACCAAATGCTCTAACCAA GGAAAAGTTTCTTTGATGTCCAGGGAGGGCGCGAATGAACTCCAATACTTAATTTTTGTGCTTGCTGCGTTCCACGTTTCGTCTTGTGTCCTCACCTTCGCTCTTGGTATGGCCAAG ATGAAAAGGTGGGAGCTTTGGGAGGCAGAAACCAGAACATTGGAGTATCAATTTACTCACg ATCCACGAAGGTTTCAGCTCGCACATCAAACATCATTTGGGAAGCGGCATTTGAGATGTTGGAGTGATCACGGATTCCTCCGTTGGCCG GTCAGCTTTCTGAGACAATTCTTTAATTCTGTATCAAGAGTGGATTACTTCACTCTCAGACATGGATTCATAACG GCACATTTTGCAGAAGGAAGCCGTTTTGACTTCCAGAAATATATAAGAAGAAATTTGGAGAAGGACTTTGGTGTGGTTATGGGATCAAG CTGGTGGATTTGGCTGTTCTCAGTATCTGTTGTCATATTCTTCACTGCAGATG GTTTTTACAATTATCTGTGGGTTCCCTTTATTCCGTTAGTG ATGCTCTTGCTGGTGGGAACAAAGCTTCAGGAGATCATAACTAAAATGTGCCTAGACAGCCATGATAAATCTCATGTTGTTAGAGGAGCTTTGCTTGTGAAGCCCAGTGACCATTTTTTCTGGTTTAACTGGCCCCAGTTGCTTCTCCATCTTTTGCACTTCATTCTGTTTCAG AATTCCTTTCAGTTGGCATTCTTCACATGGACTTGG tacAAATTTGGGCTTACATCATGCTTCCACCATGAAACTGAGGATATTGTCATAAGGCTGGCCATGGGTGTAATGGTACAAATCCTATGCGGCTATGTCACTCTGCCTCTCTATGCTTTGGTCACGCAGATGGGTACATCAATGAGAAAAGGCGTGTTTACTGCAAATGTGATGATAGGGCTGAAAAAATGGAGAGCCAGGGCCAGGAAAAACCTAGCTCTTCGGAACCCGGCACGATTGTCGTTGGATGCTTCGCTTGAAACTTCACTATCAGTAAACACTTCACCTTCTTTCAGTGCTCATGAGGCTTCATTCTCCACCGTAGAGTTTGGTCGTCCGTCCGATGATGCAGAATATGTAGCACTTGAAATACTGGAGGCCCAAAAAGCACAAGAAAAACAGGCAGCTGAGGGACAGCAAAATAATGGTTCATTAGATCAATGGATCTGA
- the LOC137730009 gene encoding NAC domain-containing protein 73-like: MTWCNDSDDERAIQIIGAPPPNNPNNPNEFRNITCPSCGHHIEFQDQAGIHDLPGLPAGVKFDPTDQEILQHLDAKVLSDTRRLHPLIDEFIPTLEGENGICYTHPEKLPGVNKDGQIRHFFHRPSKAYTTGTRKRRKVHTEEDGSETRWHKTGKTRPVLVGGAVKGFKKILVLYTNYGRQRKPEKTNWVMHQYHLGNNEEEKDGELVVSKVFYQTQPRQCGSSKDVPAIDHHQGVNIRGGQGHDGLISAATNPFPLAKKAGLVEYYDPGGPFINYDHHQHNHNQGGDNRESPPQLIPNLVVQGDGSSFIRLTSDASKGKLERK; encoded by the exons ATGACATGGTGCAACGACTCCGACGATGAGAGGGCCATTCAGATTATCGGTGCCCCTCCTCCTAATAACCCTAATAATCCAAATGAATTTCGAAACATAACTTGCCCCTCTTGTGGACATCACATAGAATTCCAAGACCAG GCAGGAATCCATGATTTGCCTGGACTACCAGCAGGAGTGAAGTTTGATCCAACTGACCAAGAAATTCTTCAACATTTAGATGCAAAGGTTTTGTCTGATACCCGAAGGCTGCATCCTCTCATTGATGAGTTCATACCAACGCTTGAAGGGGAGAATGGGATTTGCTACACTCACCCAGAAAAGCTACCAG GAGTGAACAAAGACGGACAAATCCGCCACTTCTTCCACCGTCCATCGAAGGCATACACGACTGGGACCAGAAAGCGAAGGAAGGTTCACACCGAAGAAGATGGAAGCGAAACCAGATGGCACAAAACCGGCAAGACAAGGCCGGTTCTTGTCGGCGGAGCAGTGAAGGGTTTCAAAAAGATCTTAGTCCTCTATACCAACTATGGGAGGCAAAGAAAACCAGAAAAGACCAATTGGGTCATGCACCAATACCACCTTGGCAACAATGAGGAGGAGAAAGATGGTGAGCTGGTGGTCTCAAAGGTCTTTTACCAAACACAGCCTAGGCAATGTGGATCAAGCAAGGACGTTCCAGCGATTGATCATCATCAAGGTGTGAATATAAGAGGTGGGCAAGGGCATGATGGTCTAATTAGTGCTGCTACTAATCCTTTTCCTCTAGCAAAGAAGGCAGGTCTTGTGGAGTACTATGATCCCGGAGGTCCTTTCATTAATTATGATCATCATCAACATAATCATAATCAAGGGGGCGATAATAGAGAAAGCCCACCTCAGCTAATCCCAAATTTAGTTGTCCAAGGTGACGGGTCTTCGTTTATTCGATTAACTTCAGATGCAAGCAAAGGGAAGCTTGAGAGGAAATAG
- the LOC137727307 gene encoding serine/threonine-protein kinase-like protein ACR4, translating to MTNHSKHVAYLFIISLLCTSTVILGAVLTFILLCKKKPVQTQETPPLTKPSAQAYPLTNIDVATDGFNHRRIVGEGRFGTVYAAIFEKGQIAAVKRIHSRHVLSNAGFGFSRILRSISLAQHPNIVPIIGYSEGPGERIIVMEFVGMVCLDYYLHQNPDGASLDWNHRLKIAAGAAKGLEYLHEGVAPNIIHGCVKASNILIDVNFCARVCDYGLSFLAPQEKRGLLGHVDEEYWDGGLGGGGGACKESDVYGFGVVLLELLSGRLCDEGRLVNWSLPLIKEKRFSEFLDPRLAIPSEILPLVRLAKVASACVGNSRKSRPSIGQVATILSSLEMD from the coding sequence TCATATCCCTACTTTGCACATCCACTGTTATTCTTGGTGCTGTCCTCACTTTCATCCTCCTCTGCAAGAAAAAGCCAGTCCAAACCCAAGAAACACCACCACTAACCAAGCCTAGTGCTCAAGCGTATCCCTTGACCAACATAGATGTTGCCACAGACGGTTTCAATCATCGGAGAATTGTCGGAGAAGGCCGTTTCGGGACCGTCTATGCCGCCATATTCGAGAAAGGGCAGATAGCAGCGGTGAAAAGAATTCACTCTAGGCATGTTTTGAGCAATGCAGGTTTTGGGTTCTCTAGAATACTTAGGTCAATATCTCTAGCTCAGCACCCCAATATAGTGCCAATTATTGGGTACTCAGAAGGCCCAGGTGAGAGGATTATAGTGATGGAGTTTGTAGGCATGGTGTGCTTAGACTACTATTTGCATCAAAATCCAGATGGCGCGTCGTTGGACTGGAACCACAGGCTGAAGATTGCAGCAGGGGCAGCCAAGGGGCTTGAGTATTTGCATGAAGGGGTGGCGCCAAACATAATACATGGGTGTGTCAAGGCTTCAAATATTTTGATAGATGTCAACTTTTGTGCTAGGGTTTGTGATTATGGGCTGTCATTTTTGGCTCCCCAAGAGAAGAGAGGCCTATTGGGACACGTGGACGAGGAGTATTGGGACGGCGGGCTAGGAGGAGGAGGCGGCGCTTGCAAGGAAAGCGACGTGTACGGATTTGGTGTGGTTTTGTTGGAGCTTTTGAGTGGTAGGTTGTGTGACGAGGGGAGGCTTGTGAATTGGTCATTGCCATTGATCAAGGAAAAGAGGTTTAGTGAGTTTTTGGACCCACGTCTTGCGATCCCTTCTGAGATTTTGCCTCTTGTTAGATTGGCTAAAGTTGCTTCCGCTTGTGTTGGTAATTCCAGAAAAAGCAGGCCTTCAATTGGTCAAGTGGCAACTATTTTGAGCAGTTTGGAGATGGATTGA